In a single window of the Streptomyces sp. NBC_00094 genome:
- a CDS encoding carbohydrate ABC transporter permease: MRTERPGWGTYALLALFAAVSLFPLVWTAVAASRTSTRLAATPPPFRFGRNLPRNLEIAWTDARLGEALANTALVAGAVAAGTVLFSTLAGFAFARLRFRFRGTLLLVVAGTMLIPPQLGVVPLYLLIARLRWTDELQAVILPSLVSAFGVFFMLQHLTRALPYEVLEAARMDGAGTVRTVWHVVLPAARPAMAVLGMLSFVAAWNDFFWPVLALTQTGNPTVQVALTGLGRGSVPDQSVVMAGALLGTLPLLLVLALFGRHIVGGVMRGAVKG; the protein is encoded by the coding sequence ATGAGGACGGAACGGCCCGGCTGGGGCACGTACGCGCTGCTCGCGCTCTTCGCGGCCGTCTCCCTCTTCCCGCTGGTGTGGACGGCGGTCGCCGCCTCCCGGACGAGTACGCGACTCGCGGCCACCCCGCCGCCCTTCCGGTTCGGGAGGAACCTGCCCCGGAACCTGGAGATCGCCTGGACCGACGCCCGGCTCGGCGAGGCCCTGGCGAACACCGCGCTGGTCGCCGGGGCGGTCGCGGCGGGGACGGTGCTCTTCTCGACGCTCGCCGGCTTCGCCTTCGCCAGGCTGCGGTTCCGCTTCCGGGGCACGCTGCTCCTGGTCGTGGCCGGGACGATGCTGATCCCGCCTCAGCTGGGGGTCGTCCCGCTCTATCTGCTGATCGCGCGGCTTCGGTGGACGGACGAGCTCCAGGCGGTGATCCTGCCGTCGCTCGTCTCGGCCTTCGGCGTCTTCTTCATGCTCCAGCACCTGACGCGGGCGCTGCCGTACGAGGTGCTGGAGGCCGCCCGGATGGACGGGGCGGGGACGGTGCGGACGGTGTGGCACGTGGTGCTGCCGGCGGCGCGCCCGGCGATGGCGGTCCTCGGGATGCTGTCGTTCGTGGCGGCCTGGAACGATTTCTTCTGGCCGGTCCTCGCGCTGACGCAGACCGGGAACCCGACGGTGCAGGTGGCGCTCACGGGGCTGGGGCGGGGCTCGGTGCCCGACCAGTCGGTGGTCATGGCGGGGGCGCTGCTCGGGACGTTGCCGCTGCTCCTGGTGCTCGCGCTGTTCGGTCGGCACATCGTGGGCGGGGTGATGCGGGGTGCGGTCAAGGGATGA
- the aspT gene encoding aspartate-alanine antiporter encodes MGVLRDNPELALFLCLSAGYFVGKLRVGPITLGGICGTLIVSLLLGAWAKVTVSDDVKTIFFALFIFSLGYMAGPQFFSNLNKKSLRFFALCLIEVVCVVGIALGLAEAFDLDVGTAAGILAGAATESAVVGTATEAIGNLSDLTQAQITEYQGHVATAYTVCYLFGLVTIVIYTSQIMPMLLRINLRDASRELWEKMRGSGGGLESDEREALPGMVGRTFLVTLADGAKVGELERRLGGRVTFEAVKRGSKILTPPPPDFELTLSDLVLTVGRRANIIEAGRVIGPETPAVPGLDTPLTTTEISLTDKSVVDKSLDTLAKEHPEFSSGGVYVTDVVRNEQHLPATPETVVSRGDVLTLVGSRSGLGKLTSKIGAVVKNDATDFIYLGLGIVCGSLLGQVVVEFGDVPLSLGTGGGCLISGLLFGWFRSRTQTFGAFPPQAATTLKDMGLAIFIACTGLVSGPQAWPLLKEYGALLPFAGIAMVLVPATISLIVGRKLLKIEKPLLIGAIAGQQCSTPAITSITQVAQSSVPMLGYTITYTLSNFLLPLTGPLLVGILGA; translated from the coding sequence ATGGGAGTCCTGCGTGACAACCCCGAACTCGCCCTCTTCCTCTGCCTGTCGGCCGGCTACTTCGTCGGCAAGCTCCGGGTCGGCCCCATCACGCTCGGCGGCATCTGCGGCACCCTGATCGTCTCGCTGCTCCTCGGCGCCTGGGCGAAGGTCACCGTCTCCGACGACGTGAAGACGATCTTCTTCGCACTCTTCATCTTCTCCCTCGGCTACATGGCGGGGCCGCAGTTCTTCTCCAACCTCAACAAGAAGAGCCTGCGCTTCTTCGCCCTCTGCCTCATCGAGGTCGTCTGTGTCGTCGGCATCGCCCTCGGTCTCGCCGAGGCCTTCGACCTCGACGTCGGCACCGCCGCCGGCATCCTCGCCGGCGCCGCCACCGAGTCCGCGGTCGTCGGTACGGCCACCGAGGCCATCGGCAACCTCTCCGACCTGACGCAGGCGCAGATCACCGAGTACCAGGGCCATGTGGCCACCGCGTACACGGTCTGCTACCTCTTCGGCCTCGTCACCATCGTCATCTACACCAGCCAGATCATGCCGATGCTGCTGCGGATCAACCTCCGCGACGCCTCGCGCGAGCTGTGGGAGAAGATGCGCGGTTCCGGCGGCGGTCTGGAGTCCGACGAGCGCGAGGCGCTCCCGGGCATGGTCGGCCGGACGTTCCTGGTGACGCTCGCGGACGGCGCCAAGGTCGGCGAACTGGAGCGGCGGCTCGGCGGGCGGGTCACGTTCGAGGCGGTGAAGCGGGGCAGCAAGATCCTCACCCCTCCCCCGCCCGACTTCGAGCTGACCCTCTCCGACCTGGTGCTCACGGTCGGCCGGCGGGCGAACATCATCGAGGCGGGTCGGGTCATCGGCCCCGAGACCCCGGCCGTCCCCGGCCTGGACACCCCGCTCACCACCACCGAGATCTCGCTGACCGACAAGAGCGTCGTCGACAAGTCCCTGGACACCCTCGCCAAGGAGCACCCGGAGTTCTCCTCGGGCGGGGTGTACGTGACGGACGTGGTGCGCAACGAGCAGCATCTGCCCGCGACCCCGGAGACCGTCGTCAGCCGGGGTGACGTGCTCACCCTGGTCGGCTCCCGCTCGGGCCTCGGGAAGCTGACGTCCAAGATCGGCGCGGTCGTGAAGAACGACGCCACGGACTTCATCTACCTGGGGCTCGGCATCGTCTGCGGCTCCCTCCTCGGGCAGGTCGTGGTCGAGTTCGGCGACGTCCCGCTGTCGCTCGGCACGGGCGGCGGCTGCCTGATCTCCGGCCTGCTCTTCGGCTGGTTCCGCTCGCGCACGCAGACCTTCGGCGCGTTCCCGCCGCAGGCCGCCACCACCCTCAAGGACATGGGCCTCGCGATCTTCATCGCCTGCACGGGCCTGGTCTCCGGCCCGCAGGCCTGGCCCCTCCTCAAGGAGTACGGGGCGCTGCTGCCGTTCGCCGGCATCGCGATGGTCCTGGTACCGGCGACGATCTCGCTGATCGTCGGCCGCAAGCTGCTGAAGATCGAGAAACCACTGCTGATCGGCGCCATCGCGGGCCAGCAGTGCTCGACGCCCGCGATCACCTCCATCACCCAGGTCGCCCAGAGCTCGGTCCCGATGCTCGGCTACACGATCACGTACACGCTCTCCAACTTCCTGCTCCCCCTGACCGGCCCGCTGCTCGTCGGCATCCTCGGAGCGTGA
- a CDS encoding carbohydrate ABC transporter permease has protein sequence MTETRTPPEPPERPEPDGRPEPPERPEPDGRPERPDPDGRTEQSGRSEPSTAGPGAAGPRNGPRTGAGTGADTRARGARSPRRGRHSHRHRSRHRSRHPRRTPVGSRWAPYALVAPFFLFFGAFGIFPLLATAWTSLHRVELTAPAEQEWVGLHNYARLLDDTFFWNALGNTVVIGVLSTVPQLLLALGVAHLLDVRLRGRGFFRVVALAPYATSVAAATLVFALFFGRDHGMANWALGTVGIDPVDWQNGPWASKFAVSSIVIWRWTGYNALIYLAAMQTIPRELYEAAALDGASRWRQFLHVTLPGLWPAVLFTVLVSTIGATQLFGEPLLFASGAGASGGADHQFQTLGLYLYEQGWVNLHLGRAAAIAWAMLLILVVAFGAVRLLRGGLARREQAS, from the coding sequence ATGACCGAGACACGGACGCCGCCGGAGCCCCCGGAGCGGCCGGAGCCTGACGGACGGCCGGAGCCCCCGGAGCGGCCGGAGCCTGACGGAAGGCCGGAGCGGCCGGACCCGGACGGACGGACGGAGCAGTCGGGGCGGTCGGAGCCGTCGACCGCCGGACCCGGTGCCGCCGGCCCCCGGAACGGCCCCCGCACCGGAGCCGGGACCGGAGCCGACACCCGGGCGCGAGGCGCCCGTTCGCCCCGGCGCGGCCGTCACTCCCACCGTCACCGCAGCCGTCACCGCAGCCGTCACCCCCGCCGTACCCCCGTCGGCTCGCGCTGGGCGCCGTACGCCCTCGTCGCGCCGTTCTTCCTCTTCTTCGGCGCCTTCGGGATCTTCCCGCTGCTCGCGACCGCCTGGACCTCGCTCCACCGGGTCGAGCTGACCGCGCCGGCCGAGCAGGAGTGGGTGGGGCTGCACAACTACGCCCGCCTGCTCGACGACACGTTCTTCTGGAACGCCCTCGGGAACACCGTCGTCATCGGCGTCCTCTCCACCGTCCCCCAGTTGCTGCTCGCGCTCGGCGTCGCGCACCTCCTCGACGTCCGGCTGCGGGGCCGCGGCTTCTTCCGGGTCGTGGCGCTCGCCCCGTACGCCACCTCGGTGGCCGCCGCGACCCTGGTCTTCGCGCTGTTCTTCGGGCGGGACCACGGGATGGCCAACTGGGCCCTGGGGACGGTCGGCATCGACCCGGTGGACTGGCAGAACGGCCCGTGGGCGTCGAAGTTCGCGGTGTCGTCGATCGTGATCTGGCGCTGGACCGGCTACAACGCGCTGATCTACCTGGCGGCGATGCAGACGATCCCGCGCGAGCTGTACGAGGCGGCGGCGCTCGACGGGGCGTCCCGGTGGCGGCAGTTCCTGCACGTGACGCTGCCGGGGCTGTGGCCCGCGGTCCTCTTCACCGTGCTGGTCTCGACGATCGGCGCGACCCAGCTCTTCGGAGAGCCGCTGCTCTTCGCCAGCGGCGCGGGGGCCTCGGGGGGCGCGGACCACCAGTTCCAGACGCTGGGTCTCTATCTGTACGAGCAGGGCTGGGTGAACCTCCACCTGGGGCGGGCCGCGGCCATCGCCTGGGCGATGCTCCTGATCCTGGTCGTGGCGTTCGGGGCCGTACGGCTCCTGCGCGGCGGCCTCGCACGCCGGGAGCAGGCCTCATGA
- a CDS encoding ABC transporter substrate-binding protein, with translation MGRRSGSRKRGPVRGLALALLLGAALSGGCATDPPVPPATGVPARETVDGSGRRITLTVGVFGTFGLQEAGLYDTYMRLNPDIEVQQTSLSRNDVYYPQLLTHLTAGSGLADVQAVEVGNIAEVLATQGNRLDELGSAPGVDPGAFLPWKWAQGTAADGRTLALGTDIGPQAVCYRKDLFARAGLPTERGAVGRLWAGDWRAYLAAGVRYRERVPEGPAFTDSASGVMAAVTGSAPLRYYDEQGDLIVAVNPAVREAWDLAAAFARQGLTARLQQFTPGWDQAFANGAFATIACPAWMLGYIQDKAGPAGRGRWDVAAAPRPGSWGGSFLVVPSAGRHRAEAARLAAWLTAPAQQAVVFERRGSFPSASAAYTLPAVVSARHPYFDDAPVGAIFAAAARGVPRAPIGPKDALVAQTLADVGMLQVDQTGRSPESAWNAAMKAIDNALDR, from the coding sequence ATGGGGAGGAGGAGCGGCAGCCGGAAGCGCGGGCCCGTCCGCGGGCTCGCCCTCGCCCTCCTCCTGGGCGCGGCGCTCTCCGGCGGCTGCGCGACCGACCCTCCGGTGCCGCCCGCGACGGGCGTCCCGGCGCGGGAGACGGTGGACGGGAGCGGGCGGCGGATCACGCTCACCGTCGGGGTGTTCGGCACCTTCGGCCTCCAGGAGGCCGGGCTCTACGACACGTACATGCGGCTGAACCCGGACATCGAGGTCCAGCAGACCTCCCTCAGCCGCAACGACGTCTACTACCCGCAGCTGCTCACCCATCTCACCGCCGGCTCCGGCCTCGCCGACGTCCAGGCCGTCGAGGTCGGCAACATCGCCGAGGTCCTCGCCACGCAGGGGAACCGGCTCGACGAGCTCGGCTCGGCGCCCGGCGTCGACCCGGGCGCCTTCCTGCCGTGGAAGTGGGCGCAGGGCACCGCCGCCGACGGGCGCACGCTCGCCCTCGGCACCGACATCGGGCCGCAGGCCGTCTGCTACCGCAAGGACCTCTTCGCCCGGGCCGGCCTCCCCACCGAGCGGGGCGCCGTCGGGCGGCTGTGGGCCGGGGACTGGCGCGCGTACCTGGCGGCCGGGGTCCGCTACCGCGAACGGGTCCCGGAGGGCCCGGCGTTCACGGACTCCGCATCCGGGGTGATGGCGGCGGTGACGGGCAGCGCGCCGCTCCGCTACTACGACGAGCAGGGCGACCTGATCGTGGCGGTCAACCCGGCGGTACGGGAGGCCTGGGACCTCGCGGCCGCGTTCGCCCGGCAGGGGCTGACCGCCCGGCTCCAGCAGTTCACCCCCGGCTGGGACCAGGCCTTCGCGAACGGCGCGTTCGCCACGATCGCCTGCCCCGCCTGGATGCTCGGCTACATCCAGGACAAGGCGGGCCCGGCGGGGCGCGGCCGGTGGGACGTGGCGGCGGCGCCCCGGCCGGGCAGCTGGGGCGGCTCGTTCCTCGTCGTGCCGTCGGCCGGACGGCACCGCGCGGAGGCGGCCCGGCTCGCGGCCTGGCTGACCGCGCCCGCCCAGCAGGCGGTGGTCTTCGAGCGGCGCGGCAGCTTCCCGAGCGCCTCGGCCGCGTACACGCTCCCGGCGGTCGTGTCCGCCCGGCACCCGTACTTCGACGACGCCCCGGTCGGTGCGATCTTCGCGGCAGCGGCCCGGGGCGTCCCCCGGGCCCCGATCGGCCCGAAGGACGCCCTCGTCGCCCAGACCCTGGCGGACGTCGGCATGCTCCAGGTCGACCAGACGGGCCGTTCCCCGGAGTCGGCCTGGAACGCGGCGATGAAGGCGATCGACAACGCGCTGGACCGGTGA